Genomic DNA from Echeneis naucrates chromosome 14, fEcheNa1.1, whole genome shotgun sequence:
AATAAGTAGCAGgacacatacaaaaataaaataatgcctTTACTACACAGCAGTAAAAACTTTCATTGGCTTCAATGTCAAAGGTGTTACACAAAACTCATCAACACaccaaaaactgaatttaatcACAGGCCAATTTCTGACGGCTGGTTGCAGTTAGACCTTTAACTGAATGAATTCTGCACCCTACTTCCTGCCTTTGTTTTGTGCTATTTCAGAATGAAACTGTGTTGAAAACATCTGTTATGAAGCCACAGAGATGGAGAAGTTCCACCAATGAGATTTCTCAGAGTGAACCTGTtgctcagtttttgttgttcattGTCTTTTATGAGCAAATAAATCACATCTCTCTGGATGACATGAGCGCTCGGGAGAAACTCCAACTTGTGACACATCCAGCAGTCATTGATCATACCACCACGCTGTGTGAGGACTGTAATGAGCTATAATTTCTCTTTGGGATGAGTCAGTATGAAACTAATGAATAACTGCtgaacaatatttttttattctggcagcttttaaatattaatttaagaaTTATTCGAGTCATTAAATTGCCTCATGATTTTTAATCCAGCTAACACCTACAAACTCTGCCATCATTTCAATAGAAAATctaatgaacagaaaaattaaCCTTAACTGGCATTACATTggcaaataaagctttattgTAGGCTCAAAAGTGTCCttgaaataaaatccatttgACTATTAATAACTCTTCACATGAAGATTAATTAATATTCCTTTTGGGTTCCAATGACACTGAAGACATGCATGGCCGTTTACAGCACACATTGGTATGTGCTTTATTTGTATGGTAGACGAGATAAGCATTCAATGACCGTACATGACGAATGCAAACCGGAAAATCGACCTGGACCTGAAAATGGAGCATTGTTGAGACATTTGCCACCCATAGATCATTATTTGTCTTTAGGTTGGCAGAGTTTGATGTCTAATTAAATTAAAGCTAATTAAACCATTTAAAGCAGCATGTTTCTTTGAGACACGGACAGTTGTAGTAGTACACCcatatttgtttaaattatattttccattcctctatttttttttttatgtagaatGTGCGTGTTATCTTATTGAAGTAAAACTATTTTCACCAAAATTCAGCGACAAAGGACAAGCAATTATTATCACTTAACGGAGTGGGTTATTTATTTTGGCATAAATATTACTgatgatatatataaaaaaaagctcagaaTGCTGCAGTTGGTTAATTTAAACGACCAGATCAACTtcttacataaatatataaccACATATATTTGATAAACTAATCATACCACTACTGTTGATTCTAATTCCTGTTTCAATTTGCAACTTTTAGCACAGCAGCGGCATCATGAAAATAAACTGGGAGTCAGTATGTTGCTAGTTTCTAAGTGAGATTAACTGAGACGGTGGCTGAAACACAGATTACTGCTATGGAGATGATTGTTTGTGGTGCGATTTGCTGTCACAGACTGTCAAACACAGGGCAAGCTTAAAATAATATACCTGCTAATTAGAGCATATTGATATATTTGATCAGACcaggatttttttattcaacattgtAGTATTTTGCCATCGGTGTTCCCAGACACATATAACTCAGGGAAGGGATCATTCATTGAACACAAAAGATGGGCTGAATAAGAATTATCTGGAATTGTGTGATCACTACAGGAATTACACTGACTGGCTTGGAAAGTTTCCCTCGCTGGCAGCTGAAGCTCAGATAATTACAAACAAGCACCAACAGTCTTTCTTGCTATTGGGTTTCATTGCTTTCACAGTAATGAGACACAGTAAGAACTTCCATGGGTTGTGTTGGCAGGGCTAGCAGGAGCTGCGTTGTTATCATAACACGTGGCAGATTTGTTTTCTCGAAAGTATAACTAAAGCTTTTTTTCACTCATATTTGGGTCATTTATGCCACTTTTATCTCAACATGGATATTCAGCAACTTATCCAACATAAGACTTTAACAACATAAATCATCAGCCACTAATATCcagttaaaaaaatgtaaattttgaAGTGACACTCATGTCCAGCTATTTGtgtgcattgttgttgtttttatttagttttaagcATAATACTCAATTCTGATGTGGCTATACACAGATGAGACTTTTCAATAAGGCACTGATCTCCTTTAACCAAGTTTCCTATAAACTGCCATATGATGTCACGATGCCAAGACAAACATGCTCACATAatagatacacacaaacagacttgcattgaatgcacacacagcacTATAAAACAGCCAAACTGGTAGAGCGAAAACAGTTTCTGCTAATGCGTAAAAGAAAGGATAATGATGCATATACCCCAACTGACTGGAAGGTTCGAGCTGAGTGTGtcgttttttttcccctcacactgATGAAAGGACAcagttatgttttatttatcaccaCAGGACAAGTAAAGcaatctgtgtttcattttaattctaTTATACAAATAATTCCAATTTTTGGGGGAGTTCAAATGTAGTCGAGCAGATCAGTTCCTAAACAAAATGCTACACTAAAACTATGAAATTTAGCAGGAAGGGCCAAAATGTCTTCACTTCATTCTGATGCCATATGTGATTTCAAATGAAGTTCCTTCTTACCCATGTTTTTGACtgaatgtgtaaataatttGTGGCTTTTTATCCAAAGGCAATGGTAAcagctacatttttatttatttttccagacaGAGCCAGTCAATATAATACAATCGCTGACATGGCCACAGTGTGTAGCATGTTTTTATCGCCACTATCCGAATACAAGACTGCCTCACGTTTATCCTTTCAACCACACGTGTTTGGTTAAGGTTATGGAAATATTATTTTGGTTGgagataaacaaaaatgttgcagTTCAAGTAACTCTGACATTTATCTCCATTAAACCAGAGACATGTTTTTGTAGGAGCTTTGAGCCAAAGCCTAAACATATTGATATTAGttccaaagttaaaaaaaaaaaaatatatatatatatatattatgtatattGTCAGTTAATGTTTTGCTGAGTTTGCCACTTAATCTATACAAATATAATATCCAACTagaatagaaaaatatatataattcagCGTGGATTACAATCACACAGAACTGCAAACAAACTCAGAGGACACACACGTGTTTGTATGACACCATCTAAAACTCGTGATTGCTTTTACACTAAATTTAACCACAATGACTTGAactaaatgtatgtaatgtggGAACATAAATTTGAAGAACATGGAATTTTGATTGAAGATTCCTCAATACGATGCAGGTGGCCTGAAATtagatgtgtgaatgtgtaagACTGGCATTAACCAGAGCATTAGATTTCAAGTGAGAGCAGTCAGTGTCACCACAGAAAACAACCAGGGAAAAACCAAGTTGGCTTGGTTTTACCTTGCCAGTTGCTGTGATGTGCATGTATAAGCGACGCCTCAGGGGAAGTAACTTCTACTTCTACAATTCTGTCATTTCACAACtatcaaagcaaaaagaaaaacaactttgactGCTGCCCCCAATGAAGTGACTCAATgtgctggctttttttttttaaatgagcacaTGTCATGTAAAAAGTTGGTCTTTGTTGGCGGAAAGCACCAGAGATATCGCTGTCCCATTCCCCACTAaaacataagcacacacacccacacacacatgcagaaatagCCAAATGCAGACAGCTCCCCCTCCCTGCTAATTTCCTTCCACGGTCTTCTCTTGTGGCTCGTACGTCCTGGGTGTGTCTGCAGACGTCCCTTCTATGTATGACAGCTGAAAGGAGATCTTACTAATTGTGGCTTCCACTCTTCATTGAAAAGTCTGAGACACCTGTTGATGATCacaaccaattttttttttttttttaccttcttaTTGATAGATTGAACGATTTAAGAACCATGTTATCAATAAACCCAACAATCAAACCCAATTGATCagacttaaattttttttcctccatattatcttgttttgattttagtttttacaaacGGATAACTCAGGAAAGGGAATATttactgaacaaaaacaatgggCAGAGTGAGAATTTTATGATCACTACACTAACTGGCTTGGAAAGTTTCCCTTGCTGGCAGCTGAATCTCAAACAAGCAGCAACAGTTTTTGTTGCCATCAGGTTTCACTGCTTAGCACAGCTGCAAAGAACACATTACGAGCTTACAAGGGTTGTGTTGGCAGGGTCAGCAGGAGTTATGCTGTTACGTCTTAGTCCTACGATCCTACTCTTTGATTTGCTTTTGTCAAGGGAAACTGGTGAGCCTCACttttattagcattagcattagtcCAACACATGTACACTATCCATGTGGCCTAAAGGCTTCTTCTGCTAAGACACTAAATATATTGGCAGtaaaatttaattcattcattcatcttctattgtttatctgtttccgggttggtGCTGTcgccaatcccggctcacatttggcgagggcagggtcaccccGGACAGGacgccagtccatcagagggcccCGTAAATTTCTTCCTGTTAAATATGTGAAACAACTACATGATAAATTAATTCATATGAATCTATTAAATAATTCTACATATTTCTGATTGACTTTGGCTGCTTAACTTAATAAAGATCAGTATTGTCCTCCTGGTGGGCCAAGTAATATTGTTTCAATGGTCAGTGGACTGTAGGTGCTCAAAGAAGGATTCAATTGGATCAATTTTGATGTCAGCACTTTGaatttacacaaaataaatattcagagcCAAATAAAGAACagatcagaaaaacagaaaacagatctTCATTACATATTATTTATGACCTCAGatcatattttttaattcagttgGGTATCCTAAAATGACCAAAGACACTTAACATTTCAGGCTATATTTGggagaaatattaaaaaacacaatcttGGTCTGTCATTTTAAAGTCGTTTTACAGTCAGAACTGTACCATCCCCACCCAGATATTGTTTTCTCTGTACCAGGCTGTGAGCTGTATGTCGGCAGTATCAGTGTACGTATATTTCTTGAGGAAACGTGTCAGTTAAGACGTTTCCTAGGTGGCTCTGTCTTCTTCCTACTTCAGTGACCTGCTGGCATGACTGATTGCTCTGCAGCAGATTTATAGCACTCCTTtaagacaaaacaggaaaaagaaacgCATGCACATTCAGAGAATGTTAATACAGTTAATCCAATCTTAAAATGCCTGTGTCGCTTTTTTGTGCCCTAATTCTGCAAAGAGTCAAACATTGCAGAACAGATGCGGTCACTTTAGCTTGTGTGTTGtatataaaatggaaatatgaagCTTTTGAATGCTCAGTCTGACTCAGGCCATACCAGAACCtaaatgaaatcatgttttcatatgACTTTCATCACAGTTACCTTAACTGAAAGTGTATAAAATCCTGTGTGTGCGTAAACTTAATGTGGTCAATACAGAGATCTCACTTTTGCAATTATACCTCAGATGTTTTAGGTCACGTGGAATTTGCTTGGAAAGAGTTGAAtgagaaattaaacaattttaGATAAACAATGACAATGAGttgtttacaataaaaaaaaaaaaaaaaactgtaacagTTGGATGTATTTCACACAGCTGACATCAGGGGATCAACAACTCACGGTCATATTCGGTTTACCTAACCGACAtgggaaagggaggaaaaataCACAGGCACAGCAAGGCAGAGTTAACCGCTGCACCAACATGcccaacattttgtttttattcactaAACTGCTGCATGCGGCTCTACTTTCTGCCAGCAGTTTAATCAAAATATGATCAGATTGTTGTCATATTGGACCAAGGCACAGATAAAACACACTGAACCAGGAGAGAGGTGTATGAACCGCATAGTGTCAAACTGTCAAGGAAATCCCAAATATTAATGTGGTTTAGGATATATTTTCAGAATTAACTATTATTTACtgtgtaatttcatttaatgaacTATATAtctttaaataatatatatattttctggcTGCCTCTAATATTAACATTTAGGTACGGTGGCAGAGGAAAACCATCGCACAAAACTGatatttggggggaaaaaattgtGGAAACAACACCAATAATTTAGGCATTTGTGTTGTAAAATATATGCGTGATATTCCCAACCCATCTGGAGGAATTTAGTTCTTTCATTGACTTGACTATCACTGATTGTACTGGGCCTGAATCATTTTCCTTCATGTTCTTATGTTCTTTCCTTTGAATACAGTTTTCTGCGACCAAATTGCATTCCCTGTTTTCCTCCTTGCTTTGCTCTTGACCTTTAACTGTTTGTGAAGAGGTTAAACACTTTTTCTTGGCATTAAGTTGgtgcctttattttctttttttgctcacTGCTGGTGGCAATGATGCACAGCGTAGCAGCTAattgcaaaatgacaaaatctgCTGTGGAACGTCCACACATACTCATACATCAACACATGGCCCAAAACATGACCCTAActccagtgtttttgtttttctttcaggtttttattatttgctttcAATTCTTCTAAcctcttttcatctttctttctttaactcaAACTGtacttttaatgaaactgcTCAGAAGAAAAGTATCATCTTCAGTGATGACCACTAAATTAATGACAATTGATATATGATAAGAAAGAAATATGCCTGATTCTAAATAATTTTGTTCTTCTCTCTGATAGGTTGATAATCTGAAAAAGGATCAAAATCAGGCCGACGTACCGAACCAGAGAAGAAGGAAGATTATGGTCTGTCAAGGAACTGTGTGagaaacaaagatgaaaacagactgtggGAATTGTGAAAATATGCCCTCAGcaatacaacaacaaccaaatgtATGTACAGTAAAAATTAAGTCTGCAGTTAGTATGCAGTCAACATCTGCTTTTTGATGGTTTGATTGGCTAAAGTCTAAAGTTTACCAGATGCATTATTGTGTCACATAAAGTTATAATTTGGTCTTTTCTGAGATACATTTGTATTAAATGTAATTGGAATGCAGATGCTTCATCTGATATTTTAATAAGACCTGTTCATAGTAGGGTTATTCATGTTTGTCATCAGATGTTCGACGTGGATCTGTTTGTTTAATAATTTACTTCTTGTTTTTCAGCAACTTAacagaaatgtgattttgaTTTAGAAAACCTCAACTACTGTTTTACAACAGAAGTTCCCAAATGTCTGAGATCACACAGGCTCTGTACCAACATATACATTATGAATTATAATGGACACAATGGAAAGTCTTCTTGTTCATGTTgtaataaaagcaaacatttcacagtgatatttctttttcgtgctgctgatttttttcttgtgaggACTTTAAGACTTTAGGTTCAACTAATTAAAAAGGCTAAGGCAGTTTGGCAGGATTATCTCTGCATCAGTCCATCAAACCGGTTTGGCGGTGTGCAGATGCACACCAGCTGCAGTAGCCCTCGCTCCTCTGTTCGCGTTTAACCCTCCTGCTCTGTTCCGctcaaatctgaccgatttacaagTTTGCTCTCTAAAAAAGTGCAGTAAATTTCATCCGTTTGTCATGAGGTTCCATGACTTTGTTCACACATGGCATTTGAACgcataaaataaatctgaaatatttttacaaaaatgtgtgtgttttatggaaGTTGTATACACCCatggtgttcccggtcaaaaaTGACCGGTCATTGGATAATAATGTGTAAGAATacaattaaataataataatgtaataatgttataataataatatataatatatttataatcTGTATAAAACAGAGTTCAAGCACATATCTACTCTCCTTTCTcacacctcaacacacacacacacacacacacacacacacgcgcacgtgGGCGCACgcccacgcagacacacatacatctaATGCCCATTAATGGCTTCCATGGCAACCCTCAGCAATATCCACGCCAACCAGAGGAGGTGgagtcaaaagaaaaaggtgcCATCCATGTGTACCAAGAGATAAAAAAACATGTGTGCACCACAGACACAGTGGATACATTTGCAAGGAACATGCAACGACCTCAGCATGTGTGCATGAGAGGGCAAAACCATGGACAGGACACGATGGCACTTTTCAGAGCTACAGTAGAAAACTGCAAATGTGTTCAAGCTATTTGTAGCTTACTTTTGTAGTATAGTTGTAGTTTTccctgtggtgtttgttttcaataaataaatcatatcagTCAGTTTTGATCAGGAACACCAAAGTGGTTATTTTGTGCCACAGTTTAGATCATTGAACTGGTTTCAAAAAAGTGACTCTGGtaaacatttcagtgaagtACTCTGTGATAAAAAGTACAGCGGGTTTCATCTTAGAATTTGTTATAGTCAAAAGAATTTGTATATAATgatttttccttaaaaaaacgAGCGGTACGAGCTCAGGCCAATGAGGCCTGTGTGACATACACAGCTAATACAAGTTCAAAACTTGTAATGCTTACAAGAACTgaagctgataaaaaaaatatctaatatAACATTAGGTgataatatatgtattattatggatttaaaattgaataaaatgatCCCGGTCAAAAGCGACCGGGCACACTATGGGTGTTAGCCGAAACGCACACAACAGCAGGATTAAAGTAAGACTATTCAGGCTTCATTCAATGGATTTcacaacacacattaaaacacacaaacaatgtttCATAATTATCAAAAATGGAATTTTAATTGCTTCTAAATCCTGGAAAATATTCCCTGGAAAATTCATCCATATTAATCTCACTTTTGTTTAGTAAAACAAAATTTTGATTGTTGGTTGTAAAGAAACACTTGACAAAAGTGTGatgctgtaaatatttaaaaacgATCagtatttcaagtgtttatgaTGGAAGCTTATACCACTAATgctatattttataaaatgaataattttaagAAGTTTACATTATATCTTACCTTATATGGCTAAAATGCATTCAGGTCATGTCTTCGGTATTTTATGGGactttcatcactttttttttttactttttcctggTTAGAGACcaatgaataaatgtatatacatCTCATGATGTACAGTATGCacttgttggtttgtggttgctgtatgtgtgtcataaaaacacacaacgtCGTGGTTATTTCACAATACATAACAACACTCTTCTCATTTGTTTCAAATCCATACAAATCTATTTCACACTGACAAATATAGCATAATATAGTTTATTATATCAGAGAGgcctgcagctgcagaacacttctgtgtgttttgtacaaAGGACTGAAACCACCTGCGCAGATTAATTTCACAAGAAACTTGACTTGACTGACAGTTGTAACGCCATACAGTCAAGCTTATATCAAAAGCACTGAGTAATTGCCCTGACTTGCCTTGGAAAAATAGATAAGTGAGGGAGTTTTGATGAGAGTCACATCCCCAACGACATAGAGTGCACATTATTTCAAAGGTACTCAGGCACCGCTTGGCATACTGCAGCGGGTCTAGGGAGGTCTGAGGTGGACCAACACACGTCACCAGGACTTTTGTTGGACAGGATGTGAGTGTGAGCATAACCAGTAGTCTGGACAGTTAGAGATGGCTTCGGCAGCCGTTGGAGGTCAATATGACTGAGGGGGGCAGGGACAGCTAGGTGTCCTTTCTTGGTCCTGTTGAGGGGAAAATGAAGCTGAGGTTTGCCTTCTCTTTGAaaccttgttgttgtttgtacCAGACCAAACATTCCTTGTGCTGTTTAGCTGGGGCTTGttttccagcttcctcctgtaGGCAGCTTTTCCCGTCTACAGCCTTAAAACATTCCAGCAGAATGTCATTATCCTCCTCTGGAGCTGAAATGGTCAGCTTCTCTGTCCACTCCGAGCATCTACATTTCATGTTTGCAGTTTTACACTTATTAAAGGTTGGCAGCAGCTCTACCTAGAAATCTGTGGATTTCCTTTAAAACACCAGCAGCAAACAGCTAATGTTCTCTTTGACGCATTGctgcctgcttttcttttgactCATTCAGTTATTCAATCGGTCAATCATGTGGTAGACACAGATCAGAGACTTAAATTAATCCACAtgagatggacacacacacaggcttagACTCCAGCAAATCAGCTATGGGATGTGATAGAAGTGGAGGTTGGCAGCATGAATGAACCTGAGCAATCTGCAGAAATAATGTGATGTAGTCTTGTTAAAGCTGTCTTGTGAGCAAAGAGGGCAACTACCCAGCAGTACATTGAATGTGTGTTGTCTCATAACAATGTTAAAGTATGTGGGAATTGCAGGGGAACaccagagaaagaggaaatttaaaaaatggggttttttaaattagttttgaTGAATGGTCTATTTTAaattggaaagaaagaaaaatccaaattgACCTCAGTGctattctatttaaaaaaaaagagagaaacccTTAATGATGTGTGACTTTAAATATACTTTATATCTTAAAGGTATGTCTCAGGGTCATACTGTATCTTGTGAAGATCATTTGAGTCCAGCAGCTATTAGTCACCCATCTCTACATGTGTAAACTTAAAATGCTGATAATAAATAGCCACACtaattcactttttttaatatttttttttctttattttacaaaatacaCAGGAAAAACAACTATTTACAGAAACTTTTTACATTAAGCAGAAGAGGCTGTAGAGCTTTTAGGAAAGATGATTCAGAAGATATTTTTTATGATCCCTTTCACTAAACTGAGTATTGTACATATAACGGAAGACAAGCAAAAAAAAGTCACCAGATAATTTTTTGACACCATCAAATATGAAGAACAACAGAAGACTGTATTGTGAGGTTAGGTATTGGTAGGCTTGGATGTATTCACTACTATGATCGTGTAAATATAGCTTGGCAAAATAGATTTCCCCTCTGATTATAATTCAACATCATGATAAGTCTGAGCATCACAATGGCTTGAGCcagccaaaaacaaagtgaatgaACAGCATGTCCGTCAATAGCAGTGCTCTTCAGCATCTTCTCTTCATCATTTCATATCAGGGTGGGTAGACGGTGGGCAGAGCACcccaaacaggaaatgaatgtCAGGTAACTGGGCAGTTGCAGATTTAGGTGGTGGTGTTTTAGCTTAAAGAATGCAGGCCACCTGTCACAAACTGAGGGCAGTAAAGTCGATCCATTCACATGGTGGGATGGAGGGTGGAGGGCGAAGGGGCCGGAGGACAACAGACCAGAACAACTTTATAAGTCCAAAGTGTTATCATGCTGTTCTGACCTGAGGCCTTCAGAGTGACCAGAGGGTTTGATCTGAGCCCAGAATTGTGTATTTTAGGCATTCTTCTAGTTCATcaactacaaaacaaaagaagaaatccaaGGTCAGGTTGAAACAAGCATGGACAGAAGCATTTAATGATGTTTAAGAGAAAAGATTCATACTGATTTGCATTCTACCTTCAGCTGTAGCTAAGACTTTAACACAATCCTTTCCAACACCTTGCCATATGTACTTCTTGTAGGCTAATTGTGTAACACTGACTtatataaacacatttacatcTAAATTGCCAGCAAGGTTTGAAACTTCCAACAAACAACTGGACTGCCATCATTTCAATGCCACATGAACTTGATGTCACAATCCAAGTTTCACGATTCATGAGGAATTTATCTATTTGATCTATCAACTAGCAACATTTACCTGAGGAGGAGTCACTCCACATGCTTGATGGACTGGTGCATACTTCATTGCTCAGGTACCCCATGCCTTGCATATTGTGATGGTACaagtttgtttctctctccaaCTGACTGCAGATCTGAAAGAGCAAAACTGGACTAAGTACAGCTACAATTTGAGTAACATCAATTGTTACACATTGGTCTTATAGTTTTAGGATGAGCCAAACAGGCAGAATAAGACAAACATGGGTATTCCTGTCAATGAAAAATGCATACTATTAGGAGTAGGGGCGAAAGTCAGTGCTTACCTCGATAATGTTAGTTTCGTAGTCTTCTCAAAAATTGCAACAAagggtgaaagaaagaagaaggatTGAACATTAGTACAGCACTGTGCTATTTTCAACACTTTTAATTTACTTCTTTTCAATTAGACTAATCCTAAAATATTTGATGGACAGTGTGACGTGTCTTACCGAAGGAGTGATCAGGTGAAACTTCAAATCTAGGGCAGAACTTATTTGTGAGGTGCTCAGACTCAATCTCCTCTGACAGCGACCATTCAGGAATTTCAGTTGGAGACGATGTGCACTCTGCAAAGGTGGTAAACATGAGCATTAAGTACATTTGGTCCAGCAGAATCCAGAAACCACAGCAGCCTCCACTACAGCCTAAACATTAGGAAATTACAGTTCTATGAAGTGCGTTCACCAGCTAGCTACTCACTAACTGCTCTGAGTTTTCTCGCTCACCTTGCAGGTCTGAGCACCATGTGCTGTCAACTGTGTTTTCCTGAGTGGCCTCGTCCGGTATTGATTCACCCATGGGAGACTGACTGTCACTGTAGTCTGTGTCCTCCTCCATCTTGACCGCTCTCTCCTAAAGGAAATAATAACCAAAATCAGATTATCTGTATCAGCGTGACTGCAGCATCATTTGAATAAGTGTCAAGACAGCTACAATGCAACGCTGCAACAGTACAATCGTCACAGTATTTACCTTCCTCCCTGACTTCTCTTCCTTTGCCTTGCTTCGTTTATCTGTGCAGatgaaaggaaaatatttttgtcacttgacattttaaattgctCATCGTCTGACTATTGGACAAacatagaaatagaaaaaaaaaaaaattcaagcagCCAATTCTACacattgaaaaaacacaaaaaacaactgctttttcatttcctgtcagtttCCTCACCTCTAGATTTTTGTGTAGCTGGCAGCATCCTGAAGACACGCATGGCTTGATGGCCCTTGTTGACGCTCTT
This window encodes:
- the irf1b gene encoding interferon regulatory factor 1b isoform X2; amino-acid sequence: MPVSRMRMRPWLEKMIESKSIPGLTWVDKDKTMFSIPWKHAARHGWEMDKDASLFKMWAIHTGKFVEGQDSDPKTWKANFRCAMNSLPDIVEVKDKSVNKGHQAMRVFRMLPATQKSRDKRSKAKEEKSGRKERAVKMEEDTDYSDSQSPMGESIPDEATQENTVDSTWCSDLQECTSSPTEIPEWSLSEEIESEHLTNKFCPRFEVSPDHSFEDYETNIIEICSQLERETNLYHHNMQGMGYLSNEVCTSPSSMWSDSSSVDELEECLKYTILGSDQTLWSL
- the irf1b gene encoding interferon regulatory factor 1b isoform X1; this encodes MPVSRMRMRPWLEKMIESKSIPGLTWVDKDKTMFSIPWKHAARHGWEMDKDASLFKMWAIHTGKFVEGQDSDPKTWKANFRCAMNSLPDIVEVKDKSVNKGHQAMRVFRMLPATQKSRDKRSKAKEEKSGRKERAVKMEEDTDYSDSQSPMGESIPDEATQENTVDSTWCSDLQECTSSPTEIPEWSLSEEIESEHLTNKFCPRFEVSPDHSFDYETNIIEICSQLERETNLYHHNMQGMGYLSNEVCTSPSSMWSDSSSVDELEECLKYTILGSDQTLWSL
- the irf1b gene encoding interferon regulatory factor 1b isoform X3 — its product is MPVSRMRMRPWLEKMIESKSIPGLTWVDKDKTMFSIPWKHAARHGWEMDKDASLFKMWAIHTGKFVEGQDSDPKTWKANFRCAMNSLPDIVEVKDKSVNKGHQAMRVFRMLPATQKSRDKRSKAKEEKSGRKERAVKMEEDTDYSDSQSPMGESIPDEATQENTVDSTWCSDLQECTSSPTEIPEWSLSEEIESEHLTNKFCPRFEVSPDHSFDYETNIIELMN